One window from the genome of Sebastes umbrosus isolate fSebUmb1 chromosome 12, fSebUmb1.pri, whole genome shotgun sequence encodes:
- the and2 gene encoding actinodin2 — translation MARVGRPSLSLIHTGVLLAIVLLPEFLGAVPVEQRREEEVPAVFDDVNTEDTEKLVRNRRNIPFAVPQFKRLPDFWGWYKYFVNSHNQEGVEDLDRLYLAYLQNKHRSEEGPNFNHYLKHISEIYKSCADSDDPECISESTSKPKAALVMPESIKSAAVRMCNPYLDPYCLFPLAHNVAAPEPEPAPAPAKMPAPIFTPMLPMPMKSPTGFYHYAPVLEPFLSAGQRSELLRICSPEDVECLQYHLRAAYGYRPAVAPAPSYAALKCDPRDPYCNPTLVHKAPTGFYHLMYPSCDPAVDPLCVTHAAAPAPLAAEEAPKEQHCNPLYDGGCNPLTATKLSGLTKPVLEYAPKGQPAPPPAPLACDPRYDPYCILAAAAALRKPAPQIPAHQVRYKLGIPGKTKEGHDCYVHYDKDCTPVKSGYEAKADIKAPAKPFCHPYDPRCGRFASPSAIEAPKPGKDGIILPDPDCDPEYDYNCRLRRAKPAAAADEPVAAADEPAAAVDEPADAEEKAADEPAMEATVPRFEDFLRGIMSQHK, via the exons ATGGCACGTGTTGGACGACCATCGCTCTCCCTGATCCACACAGGAGTCCTGTTAGCTATTGTTTTACTACCAG AGTTTCTGGGGGCTGTTCCAGTGGAGCAGCGCAGGGAGGAGGAAG tGCCTGCAGTGTTTGACGATGTGAACACCGAGGACACGGAGAAGCTGGTCCGCAACAGAAGGAACATCCCCTTTGCTGTACCCCAGTTCAAACGCCTGCCGGACTTCTGGGGATGGTACAAGTACTTCGTGAACAGCCACAACCAGGAGGGA GTTGAGGATCTGGATCGTCTGTACCTGGCCTACCTGCAGAACAAGCACAGGTCAGAGGAGGGCCCGAATTTCAACCACTACCTCAAGCACATCAGTGAAATCTACAAGTCTTGTGCCGATTCCGATGATCCAGAGTGCATCTCCGAGTCCACCAGCAAGCCAAAGGCTGCGTTGGTGATGCCCGAGTCCATCAAGTCTGCTGCCGTCAGGATGTGCAACCCTTACCTCGACCCCTACTGCCTCTTCCCCCTCGCCCACAATGTTGCTGCCCCGGAGCCAGAGCCGGCTCCGGCTCCAGCCAAGATGCCAGCCCCCATCTTCACTCCCATGCTGCCCATGCCCATGAAGAGCCCCACTGGCTTCTACCACTATGCCCCCGTCCTGGAGCCCTTCCTGAGCGCTGGGCAGAGGTCTGAGCTGCTGAGGATCTGCAGCCCTGAAGACGTGGAGTGTCTGCAGTATCACTTGAGGGCAGCTTATGGCTACCGCCCGGCCGTTGCCCCGGCCCCATCCTACGCCGCCCTCAAATGTGACCCCAGGGACCCCTACTGCAATCCCACCCTGGTCCACAAAGCCCCCACTGGCTTCTACCACCTGATGTACCCCAGCTGTGACCCAGCAGTCGACCCTCTGTGTGTGACCCACGCCgctgctcctgctcctcttgCTGCAGAGGAGGCCCCTAAAGAGCAACACTGCAACCCTCTCTATGACGGTGGCTGCAACCCCCTGACCGCCACCAAGCTGTCTGGCCTCACCAAGCCCGTGCTGGAGTACGCGCCCAAAGGCCAGCCCgcacctcctcctgctcctctggcCTGCGACCCTCGCTATGACCCGTACTGCATATTGGCAGCCGCCGCTGCCCTGCGCAAGCCGGCTCCACAGATCCCCGCGCACCAG GTCCGCTACAAGCTCGGCATCCCTGGCAAGACCAAGGAGGGCCACGACTGCTATGTGCACTACGACAAAGACTGCACCCCGGTGAAGTCTGGCTATGAGGCCAAGGCCGACATCAAGGCTCCAGCGAAGCCCTTCTGCCATCCATATGACCCCAGATGCGGCAGGTTTGCTTCACCCTCCGCCATTGAGGCCCCGAAGCCCGGCAAGGATGGCATAATCCTGCCCGACCCCGACTGCGACCCAGAATACGACTACAACTGCCGCCTGCGTCGCGCAAAGCCCGCCGCTGCTGCTGATGAGCCTGTCGCTGCTGCTGATGAGCCTGCCGCTGCTGTTGATGAGCCCGCCGATGCTGAGGAGAAAGCTGCTGATGAGCCTGCCATGGAGGCCACGGTCCCACGCTTTGAAGACTTCCTCAGGGGCATCATGAGCCAGCACAAGTAG